AGAGAAAAActtaaacataaaaattaatttcaaagAATAACGTGAGGAATATGAGGAGGAAAACTGTCATTTTATCAGCATGACATCGAAATGTtaaagacaaaacacaactttctaaagtaaagtgtttttcataaagtattttgaaaaaccaAACAACTAATTTGTTTAAACTAATttggaaaatacaaatacatactagaaaaattaaagtcataattacaagtaaAATTGACACAAGAACgctttttaaaagtcaacatattagggaaaaaagtcatgttttcatgacaaaaaatCTTCCCCCTGAGCAGCAGGAGTGGAACTCCAGGATGGAAGAGGAGGATTCacagcccccccacattaaagaggaagaggaggatccaCGGCAGCACctcattaaagaggaagaggaggagcacgGCATCAGTCAGGATGGGGAGCATCTGGAAGGACTGGAGGAGTTCCCCGTGATTGTTGTCcgtgtgaagagtgaagatgaggctgagcctccaagcagcagcagcagctcagcTCAACACACGACAACGGAAGCCGATGGAGACCGCCGTGGAGGATCACCGGCACATAACCTCTTAGCTCCGCTGTCAGAGAGCGATGACACGACATCACACTCTCCCGACACGGATGATGACGACTCCGAAGTTGATATGACACGTCACACCGACAACACACGCTGGAAATGCTCTCAGTGCGACAAAACCTTTGTCAGCAAGGGCAATCTGAAGAAacacatgagaatacacacaggagagaaaccctttTCATGCTCAGTTTGTGGCAAAAGATTCATTAAGAAGTCAAATTTGAAAGTCCATGccagaatacacactggagagaaacctttcctATGCAcagtttgtggtaaaacattctACCTCAAAGGTAATTTAAAAAGACACACGTCAATACACaatggagagaaacctttttcttGCACAGTCTGCGGTAAGACGTTCCACCTCAAAGGAAAtttaaaaagacacaccaaagtacacacaggagagaaacctttcccGTGCACAGTTTGTGATAAAACTTTCTACCATAAAGGCGATTTACAGAAGCACACCAAAaaacacaccggagagaaaccttttccttgcacgGTGTGCGGTAAAAGATTCTTTCAACAAAACGATTTGAAAAGACACACAAgagtacacactggagagaaaccttttcacTGCTCAGTTTGCGCAAAAGTGTTCACCGTAAAGGCGCACTTGGACGTGCACATGAGGTTACACACCGGGGAGAAACCTTTCCACTGCTCCGTGTGCGATGAAAGGTTttaccaaaaaaagtatttaaacagACACGTGAGAgtgcacaccggagagaaaccttttccctgAGTCCTCCGAAGGAAAGTTCACACAAAAAGTTCACACAGGGACGCAGTCGGTGTTCAGTGTGTGGTCAGCGCTTCATTGCAACGCAACTGAACACTTCAGAGGGCAAACTGGGGAGAAACTAGAAGGCAAAGAACACTGTAAGGGAAACATGTGCTCCATAAATGTCCTACGTATGCTgtattgatggattgatgggaCTCTGCACTGTATAAATGTGTGGTGATGAATACGCAATAAGAAAGACAACATTTGGAATTTGTTCAacctgttttcattcatttacaaGGACAAAGACGGTTAAGTCAAACGTACATTGAAATCTCCATAGAGAGAGCATGATCATGCttatactgccatctagtggtgaaacCTGGAACAAACtattattaatgaatgtttattattttatgtactttttattttttccccacccCACTTCTAGGAGAAGTTACATGCTTTTTATAATGAggataatttttaaaaatgtacttttaatacctttaaccctaaccctaagatTTCAAGccaaaagtcgtaaatttaacacaaaaaagctgcaatattacgggaataaagttgtaaatttaccagagaaaaaagtcgtaatattacaaataaagtcGTCCATTTCTGACTTAATTCTCATAGGAATAAAAACTCATAACTTTGACAACGATGAAAAGTGAAGACTTGTGTGACCTTTGGCGGTGGGCACGTGAAGGGGGCGAAGTAAAGGCGGAAGTGAGAAGGGCGAGCTAGCCATGCTAAGCTTTTTGTGCTCAACTGCTCTGTTTTCCTACTACGTTATGAATTAAAGCTTGTCTGAAGGGAGAGGACAGTTTCCTTCCTTGAAATGAAAAGCTAATTAAAACGCGAGATGAAGAATTGAGCTAATGAAGCATCTTCGAGCTTCACTTAAAAACTTGTGTTGCTAACTTTCGGGTGTCCATGTTGGTAAGCTGGCAATTTAAGCTAGCTTGAGAAGCGTCAAAGTTCACGACTGAGACGAGTTAGCCTGACACGACTAAAATTGCCTCTCACCGTCACTTCATCCTGCATTGTTcagattgaatatttttaaatatttttaaataattatccaTTTGGCCGGAATACTGTTTCGGAAATGGCGGCTGGTATGCGCATGCACTATAGAACGTCATAGTGACGTCACTACAAACTGGGCATACTTCAACTAGGAAGCTACGCTAGCCTGAGAAGATTCGAAGTTCACTGAGACGAGTTAAAACTGACATTAATAAAATTGCCTCTCATTGTCAACGAATCACTTAGTCGCCCACAATAAGtatctatttttaacatttgcCAATTGGGTTTATTCCGAACGTTTCCGGAATCTGTGCTTCCTGCTTCCAAGTATTGGCTGGTGTGCGCATGCGCTTTGAAACGTCATAAAGCAGCCACTTCATAAATGTCGcagtattttttgtcattttaggacCCTTTGTTTTGCGAATTCGAGAGagacaaaacatcacactttATTATAGTCAATAAATGTTTGTGGTGTGACAAAAAATGATAGCAaactaaaagaaataaaatactttattgACAAAAGTcaatcacaacacacaaaaagtcGGTCACTGAGTGGAACCATGGACGTAACCTGTCTAATTTCTATTATCAATAGAattatacattataaaataattcaattcaGACATGCTCATTCGCAATCTTGACAATAATGTGACCGTTGCCATACTTTTCtgtaaatattccatgtattttcaTGGGACAATACAAAAGAAAATACTATAATAGTCCGTGTACAGCTTGGAAAGTGTAAATGTACCGTTCCCCCACTCATGTCTAAACTGCTGGCAGgttgtgtccaaagtgcgaatATAGCATCGTTTTCCAACAAGCATGGAGTTGACAAGAAGACCACAGGTTGCCTCTTTGGGGTCTTCGTGATCCAATCATGGAGCTGCTGAATGTTGATGTTTCTCCCCAGTGTGGATTCTTACGTGTTCAGTCAAGTTTGTACCACTTGCGAATTGCTCGCCGCATATTGAAcaagaaagttttttttctctcgtgTGTGTTCTTGCGTGTCTGATCAGAAATATCTTCTTGGTGAAACTCTTACCACAAAATGTGCAAGGaaatggtttctctccggtgtgtattctCGTGTGTCTATTTAAGTCGCCTTTTTGAGAGAATCTTTTCTCACACACTGTGCAAGGGaagggtttctctcccgtgtgtgttctcGTGTGTCCTATTAAATATATCTTCTGAGAGAAGCTTTTGCCGCAAAATGTGCAAgaaaatggtttctctccagtgtgtattcttgtgtgtctATTCAAGTCGCCTTTTTGATAGAAACTCTTATCGCACACcgtgcaaggaaaaggtttatctccagtgtgtgttcttgtgtgtcTTACTAGTTCCACGTTTTGGTTGAATCTTTTCCCACAAACCATGCAAGCAAATGGTTTCTCTTCTCCAGTGTGTGTTCGCGTGTGTCTCGCCAACTCAGCTTTTTGATTGAATCCTTTACCGCAAACcgtgcaaggaaaaggtttctctccagtgtgtactcGTGTGTGTACTTTCAAATGTGACCGCTGGTAgaatcttttaccacaaactgagcaggcAAAGCGTTTGTCTCCCGTGTGATATCTCATGTGTTTGATCAGATTTCCCTTGTCAACAAAGGTTTTGTCACAGTGCGAGCACTTACAGCGTGTGTTGTCATCGTGACGTGTCATATCGGCTTTAGAGTCGTCATCATCcgtgtcaggagagtgtgacgttgtGTCGTCGCTATCAGAtagcggagctaagaggttgtgtGCTGGTGATcgtccacagtggtctccatcggctTCTGTTATGTGTTGAGTCGAGCTGCAGCCTGGAGGCTCCGCTTCTCTCTTCTCCTCACTTTCACCTTCATTATCTTCACTCTTTACAGTGACGACAATCACTGGGAACTCCTCCAGTCCTTTGAAACGCTCTCCCCCCTGAGGGATGCTGTGatcctcatcttcttctttAATGTTGaggggctgtggctcctcctgctCCATCCTGGAGCTCCACTCCGTCTGCTCATGGGGAAGATGTCCTTCACTGACGTCTGCAGGACAAATGTTGAACATGTGTCAGTAAagtttttagtttagttcatTTTAGACATCCGTACAACTGTGCTTGgctccatggtgggttattttgcagctgtgattAATAAGAAAAGCTGAGACTTGAGACTGCTTTAGTTCGCAAAGAGGGGCAACGGAGCTGACTTGCACTTCCTGCATGCATTAGCAAGTTAATGAGGACATCAAATCAGTGCCGAAATCTGTGCACAAAAAAGTGCACATAAAGACGCCTTGCACTCGGAGTTAACGAATACCCGCACGTTGCATGTATGATAAtgacatcataatcataataataacacagactCCGGGCTAAAACTCAACACTGAACCCccgctgtcacttcctgttcttatTTATGTCCTTTCCTATTTTggaaggtgataaacagattttctatgccgtaACTATAGAAATTTACCCATCATAgtcgtgtctggaaccaattaaacacaacaaacaagGGACTACTGTCGTGCCTGCGACACAATTGAAAAGTGATGGTGAGTCTAGGaaccaaaccagttgagaaccatgTACAGGTACATGTACAGGCATGCCCAGATAAGAGTGGGTTTTGCTCTCTCAATGTGCGGTACGATAGTCGTTATGCTTGATGAGGGCATAATGTCCGTTGTCGTCTTCTGTGTGAAAGTGGAATGACGTTAAATACGTTACTTTGGAGTAAAACACCAAGAACAATGCAGACCGTCTGGTCTTGTGACAGCAATATCATTGTTCTCTGAGAGTAGTAATTTTCAGCGTCAAGGTGCCAGTGTCAGATTTTAGCACCTCGGAAGCCATTTTCAGAAACTCACAGAAACTTTCCCAGAAAAATGTTACAACTGTAAGGGCTATTTAGGGCAATACTATCTTTACCAACAATGAGGAAAACTGAAGAAAGGGCCCAGAATTAAGGCTCTTCTAGTGAGCTGCGTGTATTTGAACTCAACTTCATAATAATATGTATGATATATGATGATAACATCAGCATATATATTGTGTTTCCCGGTATTTTTCCATGAGTCTTCAAGTATTGCGcaactgactgtgtgtgtgtttgtgttgtaaaAGCCTCTGATTGGTGTACATAATGAAAGCAGACCTTCCCGAAGAACAAGCTTTTCATGGCTGGTGTTAAtaggcaaaagaaaaacacgTAAGAATGAAACTAACCTGCTTTGTGTAAGACAACCTGAGGCTCCTTGAACACAGCCTCCAGcagttgacgttgtcgctcattctcctctttttttcgacaaagttcctcctcgtactctgctatcgttctttccaacactacaaatatttccTCGACAGCCGCAGTGAGCCGCTGATTCACcaacgctctcagcatttggacTTTACACATTTTCGGACTACAGCAACACTTTAACCTCCGCTTAGCGATCTATCTGTTCATCACTTCCGGGTCTCTTTGTtgttagctagcaagctaagctaAAGTAGACTGGGAAACGTCAAAGTTCACCGAGACTGACACGAATAAAACTGTCGCTCAACGTCTGTCTGGGTCATATTCTCCGAAGAATACCCGGAAAATACTTTCAAAGGTGGCAACCAGTATGCGCATGCGCATGCGCCATTCGGCGTCATCGGTGATGTAGCTTCCTGGATGACTTGACGCAGACTCCTTACCATTATTGAAGTATCATGTATGAAAGTGTTCGTACATGTGACAGACACTAGACATAAAAAACTGAACGCGGAAGAccaggccatggagcacgattTTCGGTCGGCCTCAATAAGTTTGAGGAAATGTAGCCTATAGATCTATTTATCCTTGCGGAGTAAAAGGACTGCCTGCCCCTGACCGGACTGTGTGGGTGCGTAGTGATACTAATTGTAGTCTGtccaaaatggccgccgccTTGCGGAAAATAACACACGTATATGTGAATATAAACAAACTCTCACAAGCTAATCACAACACTTTTACGCTCACATGTGAGCTCTGCGTCGTGATTTGTTAACTTCCGGTTTTCTTTGCCAGCAGATAACAAGCTAGCTTCAAAGTTCACTGAGAATAATCACTTGAATAAAACTGCCTTTCAGTGTCGCTTGTTGTTGTGCGCATGCGTTTTACAGCGTCCTCTCGATGACTTGACACTAACTCCATAGCAACTGAGCCCTACGTCCTAGAATAACGTTTTTTGTCATATCTTCCTATTTCAAGTAAAAAGAGAGAACCTTATCTTTAGTTTTGTGTCTTTATTTCATAGCGGGAGGCAAACATTTAGTCCCCAGCGTGGCACCAGCACAACAGACGGCTCCTCAACTCAAAAGACATAGTTCACAGATGCCTAACagtagcgccatctggtggcatTGAAGTGTAACAACTTGACAAATACATAGGTTTTTAATATTGAACGACAAAACAGCACACTTTATTACAGTCACTcaagaaatatttgtagtggaaaaaaacagccagaAAGCCAACacgttatttttaaaagtagaaAACAGCTCATACCACCTgagtgtcacacacacactagcatgctctgctaaactatgCTGGCCAGTGCAAACTAAGTTAGCCGTACATGCATATTTCCCCACAGAAACTTTCTTTCTCCTCACACTTACATAATTTCTAGCTCACTACATAAAAATCTGCGAGATTAAACATTTAACAGTAGATTCAGTTTTAATCGGCCGATTCTGCAGTTCCGTTGGAAATGTGGAAATTACAGGGCCTTAAGTGTGTATCCTTGCGTGTTTTTGTAAATAACTTTTAGTACaaaatcgtttaccacaaagcgaGCAATCAAAAGGTTTCTCCCCAGTGTGTAATCTGGtgtgtctttttaaataatatttaatagagaatgttttaccacaaagtaaGCAggcaaaaggtttctctccagtgtgtacttTTGAGTGTCTTTTTAAATGAGATTCAATAGAGAACCTTTTACCACAGAGTGAGCAggcaaaaggtttctctccagtgtgcacTTTTGcgtgtgtttttaaatgacatttaatagagaatcttttaccacaaagcgaGCAGGCAAACGGTTTCTCCCccgtgtgtattcttgtgtgtgctATTAAATTACCTTTAATAGAGAACCTTTTACCACAGAGCGAGCAGGGAAATGGTTTCTCACCAGTGTGTACTCTTGTGTGCACTTTCAAATCTGATTGCTTAGAGAATATTTTACCACAAACGGAGCAGGTtaaaggtttctctcccgtgtgacGTCTCCGGTGTCTGATAAGATTTCTCTTGGCAACAAAGGTTTTGTCGCACTGAGAGCATTTCCAGCATGTGTTGTCAGTGCAACGTGTCATATCAGCTGTCGAGTCTTCATCATCCGTCTCAGTGTGGTGCGGTGTGGCGTCGTCGCCATCGGATAGTGGAGCGAAGACGTTGTCGTCTTGTGATCCTTCACAggggtctccatcagcttctgttgtcgtgtgttgagttgagctgctgcttggaggctccacctctctcttctcctcactTTCATCATCCTCACTCTTCACATCGACGCCGATCACCGTCAACCCCTCCAGTTCATCAAGATGTTCTCCCTCCTGATTGATGCTgtgatcctcctcttcctctttaatgtggagGCACTGCGGctccactttttcctcaacgCGGGGGCACTTTGGCTCCTCCTGCTTCATCTTGGAGGCCCCATCCGGCTGTTCAGTGTGTAGGCCTTCTTCACTAACATCTGCGGGACACAGGATGACAAAGACATGCTTTAGAAAAGTCCACCTTTGCGCCATCAAGTGGGGCGTTGTCCTGCACCAGCGTATGTTCTGACGGTGTCCCTGACGATCTCACCAGTGTCCCTCATACTCGTACACCATACAACTAT
This window of the Doryrhamphus excisus isolate RoL2022-K1 chromosome 10, RoL_Dexc_1.0, whole genome shotgun sequence genome carries:
- the LOC131137699 gene encoding zinc finger and SCAN domain-containing protein 2-like, which gives rise to MCKVQMLRALVNRRLTAAVEEIFVVLERTIAEYEEELSRTKDENERQRQLLDAVFKHPHVMLHRADVSEEGLHTEQPDGASKMKQEEPKCPRVEEKVEPQCLHIKEEEEDHSINQEGEHLDELEGLTVIGVDVKSEDDESEEKREVEPPSSSSTQHTTTEADGDPCEGSQDDNVFAPLSDGDDATPHHTETDDEDSTADMTRCTDNTCWKCSQCDKTFVAKRNLIRHRRRHTGEKPLTCSVCGKIFSKQSDLKVHTRVHTGEKPFPCSLCGKRFSIKGNLIAHTRIHTGEKPFACSLCGKRFSIKCHLKTHAKVHTGEKPFACSLCGKRFSIESHLKRHSKVHTGEKPFACLLCGKTFSIKYYLKRHTRLHTGEKPFDCSLCGKRFCTKSYLQKHARIHT
- the LOC131137686 gene encoding zinc finger protein OZF-like — encoded protein: MCKVQMLRALVNQRLTAAVEEIFVVLERTIAEYEEELCRKKEENERQRQLLEAVFKEPQVVLHKADVSEGHLPHEQTEWSSRMEQEEPQPLNIKEEDEDHSIPQGGERFKGLEEFPVIVVTVKSEDNEGESEEKREAEPPGCSSTQHITEADGDHCGRSPAHNLLAPLSDSDDTTSHSPDTDDDDSKADMTRHDDNTRCKCSHCDKTFVDKGNLIKHMRYHTGDKRFACSVCGKRFYQRSHLKVHTRVHTGEKPFPCTVCGKGFNQKAELARHTRTHTGEEKPFACMVCGKRFNQNVELVRHTRTHTGDKPFPCTVCDKSFYQKGDLNRHTRIHTGEKPFSCTFCGKSFSQKIYLIGHTRTHTGEKPFPCTVCEKRFSQKGDLNRHTRIHTGEKPFPCTFCGKSFTKKIFLIRHARTHTREKKLSCSICGEQFASGTNLTEHVRIHTGEKHQHSAAP
- the LOC131137705 gene encoding gastrula zinc finger protein XlCGF8.2DB-like, coding for MEEEDSQPPHIKEEEEDPRQHLIKEEEEEHGISQDGEHLEGLEEFPVIVVRVKSEDEAEPPSSSSSSAQHTTTEADGDRRGGSPAHNLLAPLSESDDTTSHSPDTDDDDSEVDMTRHTDNTRWKCSQCDKTFVSKGNLKKHMRIHTGEKPFSCSVCGKRFIKKSNLKVHARIHTGEKPFLCTVCGKTFYLKGNLKRHTSIHNGEKPFSCTVCGKTFHLKGNLKRHTKVHTGEKPFPCTVCDKTFYHKGDLQKHTKKHTGEKPFPCTVCGKRFFQQNDLKRHTRVHTGEKPFHCSVCAKVFTVKAHLDVHMRLHTGEKPFHCSVCDERFYQKKYLNRHVRVHTGEKPFP